Part of the Nostoc sp. ATCC 53789 genome, GTTAAGAGGCAGTATTGTAACTTTTGCCTTTTGACAAGATCAAGAGTTAGTAATTTCTGCAAATGCGTGATTAGTAATTTTTGTTTCTTGATGACTTAATTGTTGCAGTGCCTTTCCTAAATCAGTTGTGATGCTTTTGGCATCGTATTTTATACAACCACTCATGTATTCCGCTACTCTGATTGGGGAGCCAATATCAATACTGACATCTGTACCCCAATTTGGATAAGGTTGGCTGTAATTAATACCTATGGGTATAATTTTCACTCCCAGCCCAGAATGACTAGATTCAGCACTCAAAGCAAGACGAGCAATTCCCGGCTTCAACTGGTGAACTTGGCCATCACGAAAAATATTACCTTCTGGAAAAATGACCAGGGTTTTTTTCTGCTGAAGTAGCTCAACTCCATGTCGCAGTGTGCGGATTGACGGATGCTTAGAATTTACCGGAAACCCCCCCAAACGTTTGACAAACCAGCCTTGTAAACCCTGGCATTCGTCAATTGTCACCATAAACCGCAGGTCTTGTTCTCTGCGACAATCAGCAGTCGCATAGGGTACAAGTAATGCATCCCAACGTGCCCGATGAGTAGGCGCGAGGATAATAGGCCCAGTTGTAGGGATATTTTTTTGTCCGGTTATTCTAATTTGCCCAAAGAATAATGGTAATAGGCAGTGACGGCCTAATAAATATGCCAGAGGACTTAACCAAGGAGAAACCCTTGAAGTAGTACCAGCTACCTGATGATTAGCTGATGGGCGCTGGCAGGGATCGGATGAAGAGTAAAATTCCATCATGACGGA contains:
- a CDS encoding 1-acyl-sn-glycerol-3-phosphate acyltransferase, whose product is MMEFYSSSDPCQRPSANHQVAGTTSRVSPWLSPLAYLLGRHCLLPLFFGQIRITGQKNIPTTGPIILAPTHRARWDALLVPYATADCRREQDLRFMVTIDECQGLQGWFVKRLGGFPVNSKHPSIRTLRHGVELLQQKKTLVIFPEGNIFRDGQVHQLKPGIARLALSAESSHSGLGVKIIPIGINYSQPYPNWGTDVSIDIGSPIRVAEYMSGCIKYDAKSITTDLGKALQQLSHQETKITNHAFAEITNS